A window of the Tropheryma whipplei str. Twist genome harbors these coding sequences:
- a CDS encoding bifunctional holo-ACP synthase/tRNA (adenosine(37)-N6)-threonylcarbamoyltransferase complex ATPase subunit type 1 TsaE, with product MRTGVDLVDIIDFKKKIDRSNRLLERLFAPTELSNSYNRKALSVRFALKESVIKALGGLAGTWHDIQTSGGTHLPISVSLSGSMLLKADELGLNEWAASVTHSSGFAIANVVAQHNTTISHPPWSIQVPTCGATECLGYVLGSVLKPGDVVLLVGELGAGKTTFTKGIAAGLGIESAVVSPTFTLVREHVAQNGGMNHVDCYRLIHDFDDFDLDLDNRVTVVEWPLSFFWNLPRYLSFKIDFTSKDNTRIFTLHAKGFDIKELAFITHTMSQSHTMSQSQ from the coding sequence ATGCGCACCGGAGTGGATCTTGTTGACATCATCGACTTCAAAAAAAAGATAGACAGATCCAATCGCCTTCTTGAGCGTTTGTTTGCGCCAACCGAGCTATCGAATTCTTATAACAGAAAGGCCCTTTCTGTTAGATTTGCCCTCAAGGAGAGTGTTATAAAAGCCCTTGGCGGTCTTGCTGGTACATGGCACGATATCCAAACATCCGGCGGGACACACTTGCCAATCTCTGTATCTCTTTCTGGTAGTATGCTGCTCAAAGCAGATGAATTGGGCCTGAATGAATGGGCGGCCAGCGTAACCCACTCATCCGGTTTTGCAATTGCGAATGTTGTTGCTCAGCACAATACAACTATTTCGCATCCTCCATGGAGCATACAAGTCCCAACTTGTGGTGCAACAGAATGTCTTGGTTATGTTTTGGGAAGTGTCTTAAAACCGGGAGATGTTGTCTTGCTTGTTGGTGAGCTTGGTGCAGGAAAAACCACCTTTACAAAGGGTATAGCTGCCGGTCTTGGAATTGAGAGTGCGGTTGTTAGCCCGACCTTTACCTTGGTAAGGGAGCATGTTGCTCAAAACGGCGGAATGAATCATGTTGACTGTTACAGGCTTATTCATGACTTTGATGATTTTGATCTTGACCTAGATAATAGAGTCACTGTTGTCGAATGGCCCCTGAGTTTCTTTTGGAATTTGCCGAGGTATCTTAGCTTCAAGATTGATTTTACATCCAAGGATAATACCCGTATTTTTACACTGCATGCAAAGGGTTTTGATATCAAAGAACTTGCATTCATAACCCACACAATGTCTCAGTCACACACAATGTCTCAGTCACAGTAG